One window of Phycisphaeraceae bacterium genomic DNA carries:
- a CDS encoding PEP-CTERM sorting domain-containing protein — MLKLISAAAVLAMASGASATILYQTSFEAPTFNLTLNGVDGWITQGGGAITNNAANARTGSRYVSVTPTTSGQWQWQGTIAQSAASLAVNPIIRASVWAQIFNGTTTTNLKRAGLQMYNVAATGVMAAMYIDSDGTLTVTDEAGNQFASGAGFVNSSIYNQMQIELNYANSTARYFLNGVDLGVVGTIFSTDFGDADFYSTRTTGTAGGNQIRYDDYLVEQVPTPGTLALMGLGGLVAARRRRA; from the coding sequence ATGTTGAAGTTGATTTCTGCAGCGGCCGTGTTGGCCATGGCGTCGGGCGCTTCCGCCACGATCCTCTATCAGACGTCGTTCGAAGCCCCGACGTTCAACCTCACGCTCAACGGCGTGGACGGCTGGATCACCCAGGGCGGCGGCGCGATCACCAACAACGCCGCGAACGCGCGCACCGGTTCGCGTTATGTCTCGGTCACCCCGACCACGAGCGGTCAGTGGCAGTGGCAGGGCACGATCGCCCAGTCCGCGGCTTCGCTCGCCGTGAACCCGATCATCCGCGCTTCGGTCTGGGCGCAGATCTTCAACGGCACCACGACCACCAACCTCAAGCGCGCTGGGCTCCAGATGTACAACGTGGCGGCCACCGGCGTGATGGCGGCGATGTACATCGACAGCGACGGCACCCTGACCGTGACCGACGAAGCCGGCAACCAGTTCGCCAGCGGCGCGGGCTTCGTGAACTCCTCGATCTATAACCAGATGCAGATCGAACTGAACTACGCCAACAGCACCGCCAGGTACTTCCTCAACGGCGTTGACCTCGGCGTGGTCGGCACGATCTTCTCGACCGACTTCGGCGATGCCGACTTCTACTCGACCCGCACGACCGGCACCGCCGGCGGCAACCAGATCCGTTACGATGACTACCTCGTCGAGCAGGTCCCGACCCCGGGCACGCTCGCGCTGATGGGCCTCGGCGGTCTCGTCGCCGCTCGTCGCCGTCGCGCCTGA